Proteins encoded by one window of Flagellimonas lutaonensis:
- a CDS encoding acyl-CoA thioesterase, which translates to MFFKEFEIRWSDLDANRHLANTAYINFMAHTRMAYLGRLGFNQKSMAAHNIGPVVFYEHVYYFKEAFPGKPVRVSLEFKGMSKDGMFFEFHHNFYDADGKNFAHCEMMGAWINLKERKLTALPQVFLDAFDQMEQADDFKILTKEDTRKFAKVPKDLV; encoded by the coding sequence ATGTTTTTTAAGGAATTTGAAATTCGATGGAGCGACCTTGATGCCAACCGGCACCTGGCGAACACCGCTTACATAAACTTTATGGCCCATACGCGAATGGCTTATTTGGGCCGATTGGGCTTCAACCAAAAAAGCATGGCGGCACATAATATTGGCCCCGTGGTCTTTTATGAGCATGTCTACTATTTCAAGGAAGCCTTTCCGGGCAAACCGGTACGGGTTTCTTTGGAATTTAAGGGCATGAGCAAAGACGGCATGTTCTTCGAGTTCCACCATAATTTTTATGATGCCGATGGCAAGAACTTTGCCCATTGTGAGATGATGGGCGCTTGGATCAACCTAAAAGAGCGAAAACTGACCGCTCTGCCACAGGTTTTTTTGGATGCCTTTGACCAAATGGAACAGGCAGACGACTTCAAAATCCTTACCAAGGAGGATACCCGAAAATTTGCAAAAGTGCCTAAGGACTTGGTTTAA
- the recO gene encoding DNA repair protein RecO: protein MQISTKAIVFSSLKYGDTSLIVKAFTQSDGLKSYLLKGVLSSKKGKLKPAYFQPLTQLEMVVNHRNKGSLETIREVKVLRPYKTLHSDVIKNSLVLFLAEMLGSSIQEEERDEALFNYLEYSLNWMDESDHISNFHILFLLNLTKYLGFYPDTSNQEKDYFDLLEGNFSARPSLNPVIEGETLECFKQFLGINFDALLTVKMSSANRQKLLQVVILYFGLHLHGFRKPKSLAVLNAVFD from the coding sequence ATGCAAATAAGCACCAAGGCCATTGTTTTCTCTTCGCTCAAGTATGGCGATACCAGTTTGATTGTCAAGGCATTTACCCAATCTGACGGACTCAAATCGTATTTGCTCAAGGGTGTGCTTTCTTCAAAAAAAGGTAAGCTGAAACCAGCATATTTTCAGCCCCTTACCCAGTTAGAGATGGTTGTAAACCACAGAAACAAGGGGTCGCTGGAGACTATTCGAGAAGTCAAGGTACTTCGTCCGTACAAGACATTGCATTCTGATGTGATCAAAAACAGTTTGGTGCTATTTTTGGCCGAAATGTTGGGTTCCAGCATTCAAGAAGAAGAAAGGGACGAGGCACTTTTCAATTACTTGGAATATAGCCTGAACTGGATGGACGAGAGTGACCACATTTCCAATTTTCATATTCTTTTTCTGCTGAACCTAACGAAATATCTGGGGTTCTACCCCGATACTTCGAATCAAGAGAAGGACTATTTTGATTTGCTTGAAGGAAACTTTTCGGCACGGCCATCACTCAATCCGGTGATCGAGGGTGAAACCCTGGAATGCTTCAAACAATTTTTGGGCATAAATTTTGATGCATTATTGACGGTAAAAATGAGCAGTGCCAACCGACAAAAATTGCTTCAAGTGGTTATTCTGTATTTTGGGCTACATTTGCACGGATTCAGAAAACCCAAGTCGTTGGCCGTTTTAAATGCAGTGTTCGATTAG
- a CDS encoding arsenate reductase family protein, translating into MKKIYHLETCKTCQKILKELEPLDGVELREIKSKGITQEELEEMRARTDSYESLFSRRAMLFRQRGLNDKQLSENDYRDLILEHYTFLKRPVVVVNDQIFIGNAKKAVEGAKAALHS; encoded by the coding sequence ATGAAAAAAATATACCACCTAGAGACCTGCAAAACCTGCCAGAAAATCTTGAAGGAACTTGAACCTTTGGATGGTGTCGAACTCCGCGAAATCAAATCAAAGGGCATCACGCAAGAAGAACTGGAAGAGATGCGGGCCCGCACAGACAGCTATGAATCGCTTTTCAGCAGAAGGGCCATGCTCTTTAGACAGCGAGGGCTAAACGACAAGCAGCTGTCTGAGAACGATTACCGTGATTTGATATTGGAGCACTATACCTTTTTAAAGCGACCTGTGGTCGTGGTGAATGACCAAATTTTTATCGGCAATGCCAAAAAGGCCGTAGAAGGTGCCAAAGCCGCCCTGCATTCATGA
- a CDS encoding bestrophin family protein, whose product MYIKRNISWGIIMRYAWKNLIFFTFYASLIFSLYYYLDWTHIDIPFQPLSVIGIAVAFYIGFKNSQSYDLFWEARKIWGGIVNYSRTWANNVLCFVQNDRNAQIQLIHRHIAWINALRIQLRQPNSFSIKENAAVERLFEKHGQRNPVCSGMELLLDPAEVDDLENRKNVATHLVKNQGLQLKKLLDKEKITEFDKQVMHHCLEEFYNLQGKCERIKNTPFPRQYAYFSTVFTWIFVLLLPFGLLNVFGNKLGEVTIGSNWWYIVLMIFFSVLISWIFTTMEKVGSNSEDPFEGRINDVPMTALCRTIEIDLRDILDEQSLPEKTKPLHNILY is encoded by the coding sequence ATGTACATCAAAAGAAACATCAGCTGGGGCATCATTATGCGCTATGCATGGAAAAACTTGATTTTTTTCACTTTCTATGCCTCCCTTATTTTTAGCCTTTATTATTATTTGGATTGGACGCACATCGATATTCCGTTCCAGCCACTATCGGTCATTGGCATCGCCGTTGCTTTCTACATCGGTTTCAAGAACAGCCAGAGCTACGACCTTTTTTGGGAAGCCCGAAAAATTTGGGGCGGCATTGTAAACTATTCCAGAACCTGGGCCAACAACGTGCTCTGTTTTGTGCAGAACGACCGAAACGCCCAAATACAATTGATACACCGTCATATAGCATGGATCAACGCCCTGCGCATTCAACTGAGACAGCCCAATTCGTTTTCCATAAAGGAGAATGCGGCCGTTGAACGCCTCTTTGAAAAGCATGGCCAGCGCAACCCTGTTTGCAGCGGTATGGAGCTTTTGCTCGATCCAGCAGAGGTCGATGACCTTGAAAACCGAAAGAACGTGGCCACACACTTAGTAAAGAACCAAGGCCTACAGCTCAAAAAATTGTTGGATAAAGAAAAAATTACCGAATTCGACAAACAGGTCATGCACCACTGCCTCGAAGAGTTCTATAACCTTCAGGGAAAATGCGAACGCATCAAAAACACCCCTTTTCCTAGGCAGTATGCCTATTTCAGCACCGTGTTCACATGGATTTTTGTGCTGTTGTTGCCATTTGGGCTATTGAACGTGTTCGGGAACAAATTGGGCGAGGTTACGATAGGCAGCAATTGGTGGTACATCGTTCTTATGATTTTCTTTTCGGTTCTTATTTCTTGGATATTCACCACCATGGAAAAAGTCGGCAGCAATAGTGAAGATCCTTTTGAGGGTCGTATCAACGATGTGCCCATGACAGCCCTTTGCCGCACCATTGAAATTGATTTGCGCGACATACTCGATGAACAGAGCCTACCAGAGAAAACCAAACCCCTGCACAACATTTTGTACTGA
- the gdhA gene encoding NADP-specific glutamate dehydrogenase codes for MEAKIKAFMDEVKARNGHEPEFIQAVQEVAETVIPYIAQHEIYNGKNILLRMVEPERLISFRVAWVDDDGEIHVNRGYRIQMNSAIGPYKGGLRFHPTVNASVLKFLAFEQVFKNSLTTLPMGGGKGGSDFDPKGKSDDEVMRFCHAFMTELCRHIGPNTDVPAGDIGVGAREIGFLFGAYKKIRNEFTGVLTGKGLSWGGSLIRPEATGYGTVYFADSMLKTRDESFEGKNVVISGSGNVAQYAAEKVLHLGGKVLTLSDSGGYIYDKEGIDEEKLAWVMDLKNNKRGRISEYVDQYPNAEYHKGKAPWEVPCDIALPCATQNELNGDHAKTLLKNGCMCVSEGANMPSTPEAIHAFHEARILFAPGKASNAGGVATSGLEMSQNSLRISWTRSEVDDRLKGIMNDIHNSCIEYGKEDNGYCNYVKGANIAGFVKVADAMLAQGVI; via the coding sequence ATGGAAGCGAAAATCAAAGCATTCATGGATGAGGTCAAGGCCAGAAACGGTCATGAACCTGAATTTATTCAAGCCGTGCAAGAGGTGGCCGAAACGGTAATTCCTTATATAGCACAGCATGAGATTTACAATGGTAAGAACATTTTGTTGCGTATGGTAGAACCGGAACGGTTGATTTCGTTTCGTGTGGCCTGGGTCGATGATGATGGTGAGATACATGTTAACCGAGGATATCGGATACAGATGAACTCGGCAATCGGTCCGTATAAGGGTGGCCTTAGGTTTCATCCAACGGTCAATGCCAGTGTTTTGAAGTTCTTGGCGTTTGAGCAAGTGTTCAAAAATAGTTTGACCACGCTGCCCATGGGCGGTGGTAAAGGCGGTTCTGACTTTGACCCAAAGGGCAAATCAGATGATGAGGTAATGCGTTTCTGTCATGCGTTCATGACCGAGCTGTGCCGCCATATTGGGCCCAACACAGACGTTCCGGCAGGTGATATTGGGGTAGGTGCCCGAGAAATAGGATTCTTGTTCGGGGCCTATAAAAAAATTCGCAACGAGTTTACGGGTGTGTTGACCGGCAAGGGCCTTTCTTGGGGAGGATCGTTGATACGTCCCGAGGCTACAGGGTATGGCACGGTATACTTTGCCGATAGTATGCTTAAGACCCGAGACGAGTCTTTTGAAGGAAAAAATGTGGTCATCTCCGGTTCAGGGAACGTTGCCCAATATGCCGCCGAAAAAGTGTTGCACTTGGGAGGCAAGGTGTTGACACTTTCAGATTCAGGCGGATATATTTATGACAAAGAGGGCATCGATGAAGAAAAGTTGGCTTGGGTCATGGACCTGAAGAACAACAAACGGGGAAGGATATCAGAGTATGTGGATCAGTACCCGAATGCAGAATACCATAAGGGCAAGGCACCTTGGGAGGTGCCCTGCGATATCGCACTGCCGTGTGCCACACAGAACGAATTGAACGGTGACCATGCCAAAACCTTGTTGAAAAACGGTTGTATGTGCGTGTCAGAAGGAGCCAACATGCCCTCTACTCCAGAGGCCATACATGCTTTTCATGAGGCTAGAATCTTGTTCGCACCGGGCAAGGCGTCCAACGCCGGGGGCGTGGCCACTTCAGGTTTGGAGATGTCGCAAAACTCTTTGCGAATCAGTTGGACCCGCTCAGAGGTCGATGATCGCCTAAAGGGCATCATGAACGATATCCATAACTCGTGCATCGAATACGGTAAAGAAGACAATGGGTATTGCAACTATGTAAAAGGAGCCAATATTGCTGGGTTTGTAAAGGTGGCCGATGCCATGCTGGCCCAGGGAGTAATATAG
- a CDS encoding TonB-dependent receptor, producing MQCSISMCETKTFLFFVLFSWAVSSQQIVVMDAGNGNPVVNVAIYNKDKSKSAITDFDGRCDLSAFNRNERIEFRHISYQPLKTTKALILRKGNKVFLQLKPEQLDEVVMSVSKWEQQRKDIPQKVVSIDAQSIALASPQTSADLLRHSGKVFVQKSQLGGGSPMIRGFATNRVLLSVDGVRMNNAIFRGGNIQNVISIDPFTVKNTEVIFGPGSVIYGSDAIGGVMNFFTKSPRFSFTDSLAFSGSALYRFSTANNENTAHIDFNFGKKRWASYISVSYNDFGDLTMGKHGRDSYLRNHYVVRRNGEDVLVPNADPREQVPSGYDQINLLQKFKFRPNNNYTYDLGLYYSETSDYARYDRLIRPSSDGAGLRSAEWYYGPQKWFMGNFQVTKQGRNKFYDRVKLTTAYQLFEESRNERDFQDPILFRTKEKVDALSVNLDFENKKIGNLRLYYGAEYIFNTVNSDGSQKNIETAEIFDAASRYPDGATWQTFAGYVHGEYHLKPNITLLSGLRYSQVWVDARFDDTFYQFPFDEADIITGALTGSVGFSWFPQENLQFTLNGSTGFRAPNIDDVGKIFDSEPGSVVVPNPDLQPEYAYNIDFGVRKNFNDKVVLSAATYYTYLVDALVRRDFTFNGQSQIEYNGELSNVQAIQNAAKAYVYGFEFGLEAFLNENWSLVSNLTLTEGIEEDDDGTDSPARHVAPTFADVHVLWKSPRFTADLFLNYNGEMPFEDLAFSERSKEFIYATDENGNPFSPSWYTLNFRSQYEITQSLKASLNLENITNQRYRTYSSGIVAPGTNLILGLEYSF from the coding sequence ATGCAGTGTTCGATTAGTATGTGCGAGACCAAGACGTTCCTTTTTTTTGTACTTTTTTCTTGGGCTGTTTCTTCACAGCAGATTGTGGTCATGGATGCCGGAAACGGCAACCCTGTCGTCAATGTGGCCATCTACAACAAAGACAAATCAAAGAGTGCCATTACCGATTTTGATGGTCGGTGCGATCTCTCTGCGTTCAATCGCAATGAACGTATCGAGTTCAGGCATATCAGTTACCAGCCCTTGAAGACCACCAAGGCCTTGATACTGAGAAAGGGCAACAAAGTCTTTTTACAGCTCAAGCCCGAACAACTTGATGAGGTGGTCATGTCGGTTTCAAAATGGGAGCAGCAACGAAAAGACATACCCCAAAAGGTTGTTTCCATCGATGCCCAGAGCATTGCTTTGGCGAGTCCGCAGACTTCTGCAGATTTGTTGCGGCACAGTGGCAAGGTGTTCGTTCAAAAAAGCCAATTGGGAGGGGGCAGCCCTATGATCCGGGGTTTTGCCACCAATCGGGTTCTCTTGTCGGTCGATGGGGTTCGAATGAACAATGCCATTTTCAGGGGTGGCAATATTCAGAATGTAATTTCCATAGACCCCTTCACCGTCAAGAACACAGAGGTGATTTTTGGCCCAGGTTCTGTTATTTACGGTAGTGATGCCATAGGGGGGGTTATGAACTTTTTTACGAAAAGCCCGCGTTTTTCGTTCACCGACAGCCTGGCGTTCTCAGGCAGTGCCCTGTACCGTTTTTCAACCGCGAACAACGAAAACACCGCCCATATCGATTTTAATTTTGGAAAAAAAAGATGGGCTTCGTACATAAGTGTCTCATATAACGACTTTGGAGATTTGACCATGGGCAAGCACGGTCGCGACAGTTACTTGAGAAACCATTATGTGGTCAGGCGAAACGGGGAAGATGTGCTGGTGCCCAATGCTGACCCACGAGAGCAGGTGCCTTCTGGCTATGACCAGATCAATCTTCTTCAGAAATTCAAATTTCGCCCCAACAACAATTACACGTATGACCTTGGTCTCTATTATTCAGAAACCTCTGATTATGCAAGATACGACCGTTTGATCAGGCCAAGCAGCGATGGTGCTGGTCTACGCTCTGCCGAGTGGTACTATGGCCCCCAAAAGTGGTTCATGGGCAATTTTCAGGTGACGAAACAGGGGCGCAATAAATTTTATGACAGGGTCAAGTTGACCACCGCCTACCAATTGTTCGAAGAGAGCAGGAACGAACGTGATTTTCAAGACCCGATATTGTTCAGAACCAAAGAGAAAGTGGATGCCTTGTCGGTAAACCTCGATTTTGAGAACAAGAAGATAGGCAACCTCCGGTTGTATTACGGGGCCGAATATATTTTCAACACGGTCAACTCAGACGGTAGCCAAAAAAATATTGAAACAGCCGAAATATTTGATGCTGCCTCGCGCTACCCCGATGGTGCCACCTGGCAGACATTTGCCGGTTATGTACATGGCGAATATCATTTGAAGCCAAATATTACCCTATTGTCGGGCCTTCGCTATAGCCAAGTATGGGTCGATGCCCGGTTCGACGATACCTTCTACCAGTTTCCTTTTGATGAGGCCGATATTATAACAGGGGCCCTTACCGGCAGTGTGGGCTTCAGTTGGTTTCCACAAGAAAACCTACAGTTCACCTTGAATGGGTCTACGGGCTTTCGGGCGCCCAATATCGATGATGTGGGAAAGATCTTCGATTCAGAGCCCGGCTCGGTGGTGGTGCCAAATCCTGATCTGCAACCTGAATATGCGTACAATATTGATTTTGGAGTCCGTAAGAATTTCAATGATAAGGTGGTGCTTTCTGCGGCCACATACTACACCTATTTGGTCGATGCCCTTGTGCGAAGGGACTTTACTTTCAATGGTCAATCACAGATTGAATACAATGGGGAATTGAGCAACGTTCAGGCCATACAAAATGCCGCCAAGGCCTACGTGTATGGTTTTGAGTTCGGTCTTGAGGCTTTTTTAAATGAAAACTGGTCTCTAGTGTCCAACCTGACACTTACCGAGGGCATTGAAGAAGATGATGATGGCACCGATTCACCGGCACGCCATGTGGCCCCTACTTTTGCAGATGTTCATGTATTATGGAAGAGCCCTAGGTTTACGGCAGATTTATTTCTGAACTATAATGGAGAGATGCCCTTTGAAGACCTAGCCTTTTCAGAGCGCAGCAAAGAATTCATTTACGCGACCGATGAGAACGGCAACCCATTTTCACCTTCTTGGTACACCTTGAATTTCCGTTCGCAGTATGAGATCACACAATCATTGAAGGCTTCATTGAATTTAGAGAACATAACAAACCAACGTTATAGAACCTATTCTTCAGGTATTGTGGCACCGGGCACCAATTTAATATTGGGCCTTGAATATTCCTTTTAA
- a CDS encoding DMT family transporter gives MSKRTLAFMAAIGATLIYGLNHTIAKGVMPTYVKPFGFIFLRVVGATILFWGISFFGPKENIEKKDWGRLLVCALLGMSINMLSFFKGLELSTPINSSVLITISPIIVVLLSFFFLRERITFNKGFGIFLGFVGALVLILFGAEIRQDAPNIPLGNTLFLINATAYGAYLIIAKKLVEKYHPFTLMKWLFLMAVAINFPITFSEFLEIEWTTMPLWVYGVIAFVIIGTTFMTYLFNIFAMTELKASTIGAFIYVQPVFGIFFAMATGKDQLTLVKVLAGSLVLLGVYLASKRLKPSP, from the coding sequence ATGAGCAAACGCACGTTGGCCTTTATGGCCGCCATTGGGGCCACCCTCATCTATGGCCTGAACCATACCATTGCCAAGGGGGTCATGCCCACATATGTTAAACCTTTTGGTTTCATTTTTTTACGGGTGGTGGGGGCCACCATTCTTTTTTGGGGCATCTCTTTTTTTGGTCCCAAAGAGAATATCGAGAAGAAAGATTGGGGTCGCCTGTTGGTCTGTGCCCTTTTGGGAATGTCTATCAACATGCTGTCATTTTTTAAGGGATTAGAGCTATCGACCCCGATCAACAGCTCGGTGCTCATCACCATCAGCCCGATCATTGTGGTATTGCTCTCTTTTTTCTTTTTAAGGGAACGGATCACCTTCAACAAGGGTTTCGGAATTTTCTTGGGGTTTGTGGGGGCCTTGGTGCTTATTTTGTTCGGGGCCGAGATACGCCAAGACGCCCCGAACATTCCATTGGGCAATACGCTCTTTCTTATAAATGCGACTGCCTACGGGGCCTATCTTATCATTGCAAAGAAATTGGTTGAGAAATACCATCCGTTCACGTTGATGAAATGGTTGTTCTTGATGGCCGTGGCCATCAATTTCCCCATCACGTTTTCAGAGTTTCTCGAAATCGAATGGACGACAATGCCTCTTTGGGTGTATGGCGTCATTGCTTTTGTGATTATTGGCACCACCTTTATGACCTACCTCTTCAACATTTTTGCCATGACCGAACTAAAGGCCAGTACCATTGGGGCCTTTATCTACGTTCAGCCCGTATTCGGTATTTTCTTTGCGATGGCCACGGGCAAGGATCAATTGACCCTGGTCAAGGTTTTAGCTGGATCACTGGTGTTGCTGGGGGTTTATTTGGCAAGTAAAAGGCTTAAACCAAGTCCTTAG
- a CDS encoding ester cyclase: MDLEKNKENAIAFYKTAYEGNPKKAVELYVGSSYIQHNPDVADGTEGFIDYFERMQKEYPKKSIEFVRCIAEGDLVALHTHQTWPGNEEYVTMDFFRFDNNGKIVEHWDAIQKIPDVSVNDNPMY; the protein is encoded by the coding sequence ATGGATTTGGAGAAAAACAAAGAAAACGCCATCGCATTCTACAAAACTGCCTATGAGGGAAATCCTAAAAAGGCGGTAGAACTTTATGTGGGCAGCAGCTATATACAACACAACCCCGATGTGGCAGATGGCACCGAAGGTTTCATCGATTATTTTGAAAGAATGCAAAAGGAATATCCCAAAAAATCAATCGAATTTGTCAGATGCATCGCAGAAGGTGACCTGGTGGCCTTGCACACACATCAGACGTGGCCGGGCAATGAAGAATATGTGACGATGGATTTTTTTCGATTTGACAACAATGGAAAGATTGTGGAACACTGGGATGCCATTCAAAAAATACCTGACGTTTCTGTCAACGACAACCCGATGTACTGA
- a CDS encoding NAD(P)H-dependent flavin oxidoreductase, whose protein sequence is MSQKAPFINDLSLPAIAAPMFLISGPKLVIECCKNGIVGTFPALNQRTSEGFEEWLVEIKTELKQFEEETGKKPAPFGVNLIVHQTNPRLEADLRLCVKHQVPLIVTSLGAVRQVVDAVHSYGGLVFHDIIKKRHAEKASEAGVDGLILVSAGAGGHAGTINPMTLVAEVKQFFDKTIILSGCISTGRDIASAMQMGADLAYMGTRFINAEESRAPSAYKQMIIEAGASDVIYTAAISGVHANFLAASLKAAGITEEDLKKDRKIDFGKELDTEAKAWKTIWSAGQGVATIQNTLPVKDLVAQLKKEFKTAVEEQCALLKRFPKD, encoded by the coding sequence ATGAGCCAAAAAGCACCTTTTATTAACGACCTTTCACTCCCTGCCATTGCCGCGCCCATGTTTTTGATATCGGGGCCCAAACTGGTCATTGAGTGCTGCAAGAATGGTATCGTAGGTACCTTTCCGGCGTTGAACCAACGTACTAGTGAAGGGTTTGAGGAATGGCTCGTCGAAATTAAAACAGAGCTCAAACAATTTGAGGAAGAAACCGGCAAGAAACCAGCACCATTTGGGGTGAATTTGATCGTGCACCAGACCAATCCGAGATTGGAAGCCGACCTGAGGTTATGTGTCAAGCACCAAGTTCCGTTGATCGTTACCTCTTTGGGGGCGGTTCGCCAAGTGGTCGATGCCGTGCACAGTTATGGCGGGCTTGTATTTCATGACATCATCAAAAAAAGGCATGCCGAAAAAGCGTCCGAAGCGGGTGTCGATGGACTGATACTGGTTTCAGCCGGGGCCGGTGGCCATGCAGGCACCATCAACCCCATGACCTTGGTCGCCGAGGTGAAACAATTCTTTGACAAGACCATTATTCTTTCGGGCTGTATCAGTACAGGCCGTGATATTGCCTCGGCCATGCAGATGGGTGCAGACCTGGCCTACATGGGCACCCGGTTCATCAATGCCGAGGAGAGCAGGGCCCCATCAGCATATAAGCAGATGATCATTGAGGCAGGTGCCAGCGATGTTATCTACACCGCCGCAATTTCTGGGGTACACGCCAATTTTTTGGCGGCCAGTCTAAAAGCTGCCGGAATCACCGAAGAAGACCTTAAAAAAGACCGGAAAATTGATTTCGGCAAAGAACTCGATACCGAGGCCAAGGCCTGGAAGACCATTTGGTCGGCCGGGCAAGGCGTGGCCACCATACAGAACACCCTGCCCGTCAAAGATCTGGTGGCACAACTCAAAAAAGAATTCAAAACCGCAGTGGAAGAACAGTGTGCGTTGCTCAAGCGTTTTCCGAAAGACTGA
- a CDS encoding DUF3298 and DUF4163 domain-containing protein, whose amino-acid sequence MKKPIALLALLMAFFGCEETHKLTFEPVAIESPRCAECPSVTIEIPEALDNSAVAKAINTALREEIIYPLKFDEGKDVATIEEAVASFTEGFHQIQQKFGGESAPWEAKIQGRVVYEDEHIITLSLNAYTFTGGAHGYGSTIFLNFDKAKGIELIPYQFFNDVEEFEEFAEAKFREQEKIPREGNINQTGFMFEKNRFRLAENIAYTEEGLQIVYNQYEIASYADGPIVLTIPFDEANTFLKYKVKS is encoded by the coding sequence ATGAAAAAACCGATTGCACTTCTGGCGCTCCTTATGGCTTTCTTTGGTTGCGAAGAGACACACAAACTTACATTTGAACCCGTAGCGATTGAAAGTCCACGTTGTGCCGAATGTCCATCGGTTACGATCGAGATTCCCGAGGCATTGGACAACAGCGCTGTGGCCAAGGCGATAAACACCGCTTTGCGGGAAGAAATCATTTACCCCCTAAAATTCGACGAGGGCAAAGATGTGGCCACCATTGAAGAGGCAGTGGCCTCTTTTACCGAAGGCTTTCACCAAATACAACAAAAGTTTGGCGGGGAATCTGCCCCTTGGGAAGCGAAAATTCAAGGACGGGTAGTTTATGAAGACGAGCATATCATTACCCTATCACTGAACGCATACACTTTTACCGGGGGTGCCCACGGATACGGCTCGACCATATTTTTGAATTTTGACAAGGCCAAGGGCATTGAACTAATCCCATACCAATTTTTCAATGATGTGGAAGAATTCGAAGAATTCGCCGAGGCCAAGTTTCGGGAGCAAGAAAAGATACCCCGAGAAGGCAACATCAACCAGACCGGGTTCATGTTCGAAAAGAACCGTTTTCGATTGGCCGAGAACATTGCCTATACCGAAGAGGGGCTGCAGATCGTCTACAACCAATACGAAATAGCCTCATACGCCGATGGCCCCATTGTACTTACCATTCCCTTTGATGAGGCCAATACTTTTTTAAAGTATAAGGTGAAGTCGTAA
- a CDS encoding cystathionine gamma-synthase, translated as MEKKELKFNSKTIHGGQQPDKAYGAVMPPIYQTSTYAQSTPGGHQGFEYSRSGNPTRTALENALASIENGRYGLAFASGLSAMDAVIKLLEPGDEVVSTNDLYGGSYRLFRQVFEKYGITFHFTAMQDVESVEGKINDKTKLLWVETPTNPMMNVIDIAAMAALAKKHGLLLAVDNTFATPYLQRPLEMGADIVMHSATKYLGGHSDVVVGALVVNDKELAEKLYFIQNASGAVCGPMDSFLTLRGIKTLHVRMQRHCENGEAIANYLRNHPKIEKVYWPGFEDHPNHEIAKSQMNGFGGMISFVPKGGTFKEAVNIVEKLRVFTLAESLGGVESLAGHPASMTHASIPKTEREKSGVVDALIRLSVGIEDIDDLIADLEQAIGR; from the coding sequence ATGGAAAAAAAGGAATTGAAGTTCAATAGCAAGACCATTCATGGGGGGCAACAGCCTGATAAGGCCTACGGTGCCGTGATGCCACCCATCTACCAAACCTCGACCTATGCACAGAGCACGCCCGGCGGGCACCAGGGCTTCGAGTATTCACGAAGTGGCAACCCCACACGTACCGCCTTGGAGAACGCCTTGGCAAGCATCGAGAACGGCCGATACGGATTGGCTTTTGCCAGTGGGCTTTCGGCCATGGATGCGGTAATAAAATTACTCGAACCCGGGGATGAGGTAGTCTCGACCAATGACCTTTATGGGGGCAGTTACCGACTCTTCAGGCAGGTTTTTGAGAAATATGGCATTACTTTCCACTTCACGGCCATGCAAGATGTGGAGTCGGTTGAAGGGAAGATAAACGACAAGACCAAGTTACTTTGGGTAGAGACCCCTACCAACCCCATGATGAACGTAATAGACATTGCGGCCATGGCGGCATTGGCCAAAAAACACGGACTGCTACTGGCCGTTGACAATACCTTTGCCACCCCCTATCTACAGCGACCGCTTGAAATGGGTGCCGATATAGTAATGCACTCGGCCACAAAATATTTGGGAGGGCACAGCGATGTGGTCGTGGGTGCATTGGTGGTAAACGACAAAGAGTTGGCCGAAAAATTGTACTTCATCCAAAACGCCAGTGGGGCCGTCTGCGGGCCTATGGACAGCTTTCTGACCCTTCGCGGAATCAAAACACTGCACGTACGTATGCAACGGCATTGTGAGAATGGGGAGGCAATAGCAAATTATCTGAGAAACCATCCTAAAATTGAAAAGGTCTATTGGCCAGGTTTTGAAGATCATCCGAACCATGAAATTGCCAAAAGCCAGATGAACGGTTTTGGGGGCATGATTTCATTTGTTCCAAAGGGCGGCACCTTTAAAGAGGCTGTCAACATCGTCGAAAAACTGCGAGTGTTCACTTTGGCAGAATCATTGGGCGGCGTAGAAAGTTTGGCTGGCCACCCGGCAAGTATGACGCACGCCAGTATTCCAAAAACAGAACGGGAAAAAAGCGGGGTTGTCGATGCCCTGATTCGTTTGAGTGTGGGTATTGAAGACATCGATGATCTTATCGCCGATCTTGAACAGGCCATAGGGCGATGA